A DNA window from Paraclostridium bifermentans contains the following coding sequences:
- a CDS encoding alanine racemase has translation MKINELSTPNFILDLDALENNLKVVQDLCNKNNKELWPMTKTHKSTKLAQMQIAFGAKGLLVGTIDEAEAFVESGIKAITFPYPIANVSNIKRAIELSKKARIILSFDNVESAKLWNDELVKEDMNMEYFILINSGLNRLGVTPENSPNLAKELSQFKNLKLIGISTHPGHVYAVASPEEVSPISKQEVERMSTAKQLLQSSGFEIDVVASGSTPTFFDVVSDPSLDVLRPGNYPFYDNIQLSLDICKEDDCSLTALGTIISRPSEDLFIVDVGSKCLGLDKGAHGSALITGFGKVKGHDELNIIGLSEEVGKIQIIGDTTLKVGDKIQIIPNHSCSCANMTSYLVGYRGEDVVEIIDIDVRGNSKKPIL, from the coding sequence ATGAAAATAAATGAATTATCTACACCAAATTTTATATTAGATTTAGATGCATTAGAAAATAATTTAAAAGTAGTTCAAGACCTTTGTAATAAAAATAATAAAGAGCTTTGGCCTATGACAAAAACTCATAAATCAACTAAGTTAGCTCAAATGCAAATAGCTTTCGGTGCTAAAGGGCTTTTAGTTGGCACAATTGATGAAGCAGAAGCTTTTGTAGAGTCAGGAATTAAAGCAATAACATTTCCTTATCCAATAGCAAACGTTTCTAACATTAAAAGAGCTATAGAGCTATCTAAAAAAGCAAGAATAATACTTAGCTTTGATAATGTTGAGTCTGCTAAGTTATGGAATGATGAATTAGTCAAAGAAGATATGAATATGGAATATTTCATATTAATAAATTCAGGACTTAATAGATTAGGTGTTACTCCTGAGAATTCACCTAATTTAGCTAAAGAATTATCTCAATTTAAAAACTTAAAATTAATAGGAATAAGTACACATCCTGGTCATGTTTATGCAGTAGCTTCACCTGAAGAAGTGTCACCTATATCTAAGCAAGAAGTTGAGCGTATGAGTACAGCTAAACAACTTTTACAATCTAGTGGATTTGAAATTGATGTAGTTGCATCTGGAAGCACACCTACATTCTTTGATGTAGTAAGCGATCCTAGTCTTGATGTTTTAAGACCTGGTAATTATCCATTCTACGATAATATACAATTATCATTAGATATATGTAAAGAAGATGATTGTTCTTTAACAGCTCTTGGAACTATAATATCTAGACCAAGTGAAGATTTATTCATCGTTGATGTAGGAAGTAAGTGTTTAGGCCTTGATAAGGGAGCTCATGGAAGTGCGTTAATAACAGGATTTGGAAAAGTTAAAGGACATGATGAACTTAATATAATAGGTCTTTCAGAAGAAGTTGGAAAAATCCAAATAATAGGAGACACTACATTAAAGGTTGGAGATAAAATTCAAATAATACCTAACCATTCTTGTTCTTGTGCTAATATGACTAGCTACCTTGTTGGTTATAGAGGTGAAGACGTAGTAGAGATAATAGATATTGATGTAAGAGGAAATTCTAAAAAGCCTATATTGTAA
- a CDS encoding ABC transporter substrate-binding protein has protein sequence MNEGESLINGESGSKMKLKKLVTSLLVASLTIGAVGCTNNKESSSKYEKNNLKGSTLKVVAAHGAKEDIFGKFTEDTGIKVEFIDMSSGEVLSRIKAENGKPMADVWFGGGADSFIAAKEADLLEPYISEESKTIPDKYKDKEGYWTGTSLVTVGFMVNNDLLKEKGLEPPKTWTDLADPKYKGEVMMADPSISGTNYAMVNGLIQNMGEEKAWNYFNKLNSNIPFLAKRGSEPANKVCSGEFAVGVIPMTGEYFVMEDQYPVSTIYPEDVIPWIPAPVAIFKNAENTEAAKAFVDWSLSEKGQTFIQEKDPRYMARPEIKPVKSVESMPLDKLVDLDIQKLGTEREHILNKWSEDFGNKSTQ, from the coding sequence ATGAATGAAGGGGAGAGCTTAATAAATGGAGAAAGTGGGAGTAAAATGAAATTGAAAAAATTAGTAACATCATTATTAGTTGCAAGTTTAACAATAGGGGCTGTAGGTTGCACTAATAATAAAGAAAGTTCATCTAAGTATGAAAAAAATAATTTAAAGGGGTCAACTCTTAAAGTTGTAGCTGCACATGGAGCTAAGGAAGATATATTTGGGAAATTTACGGAAGATACTGGAATTAAAGTGGAATTTATAGATATGTCTTCAGGAGAGGTTTTATCTAGAATAAAAGCTGAAAATGGTAAGCCAATGGCAGATGTATGGTTTGGAGGGGGAGCTGATAGTTTTATAGCAGCAAAAGAAGCTGATTTATTAGAACCATATATATCAGAAGAATCAAAAACTATACCAGACAAATATAAAGATAAAGAAGGATATTGGACAGGAACTTCGCTAGTTACAGTAGGATTCATGGTAAATAATGACTTATTAAAAGAAAAAGGATTAGAACCTCCAAAGACATGGACAGACTTAGCAGACCCTAAATATAAAGGGGAGGTTATGATGGCAGACCCATCGATTTCAGGAACTAACTATGCTATGGTAAATGGATTAATTCAAAATATGGGAGAAGAAAAAGCATGGAATTATTTTAATAAACTTAACTCGAATATACCGTTTTTAGCTAAAAGAGGTTCTGAGCCTGCAAATAAAGTATGCTCAGGGGAATTTGCAGTTGGAGTAATACCTATGACAGGTGAATATTTTGTTATGGAAGATCAGTATCCCGTAAGTACAATATACCCAGAAGATGTTATTCCGTGGATACCTGCTCCAGTTGCTATATTTAAAAATGCAGAAAATACCGAAGCAGCAAAAGCATTTGTAGATTGGTCGTTATCTGAAAAAGGACAAACATTTATACAAGAAAAAGATCCGAGATACATGGCTAGACCAGAAATTAAGCCTGTTAAATCTGTTGAAAGTATGCCATTAGATAAGCTTGTAGATTTAGATATCCAAAAACTAGGAACTGAAAGAGAACATATTTTAAATAAATGGAGTGAAGATTTTGGAAATAAATCAACACAATAA
- a CDS encoding ribosomal maturation YjgA family protein, protein MKIRIKYLVVTMFIMIIGLLSRKYMSIFPKSIAPFVGDMLWAMMVYFGLRFLIPKLKLAKTLTLAIIFSFSIEISQLYQADWINNIRATTLGGLVLGHGFLFEDLISYSIGIGIGCLLDYFLCDKR, encoded by the coding sequence ATGAAAATAAGAATAAAGTATTTAGTAGTAACGATGTTTATAATGATTATAGGGCTATTATCAAGAAAATACATGAGTATCTTTCCTAAATCTATTGCCCCCTTTGTAGGAGATATGCTATGGGCTATGATGGTATATTTTGGATTGAGATTTTTAATTCCAAAATTAAAATTAGCAAAAACTTTAACACTAGCTATAATTTTTTCTTTTTCTATAGAAATAAGTCAATTATACCAAGCTGACTGGATAAACAATATAAGAGCTACAACTCTTGGAGGGTTGGTATTAGGACATGGTTTTTTATTTGAAGACTTAATCAGTTATAGTATAGGGATAGGCATTGGATGTTTATTAGATTATTTTTTATGTGATAAGAGATAA
- a CDS encoding NADH:flavin oxidoreductase: MKTLFDKTKILNMEMKNRFLRGALWEDLADEKGHLTPELISIYEELAKGGIGTIITGYAFVTKDEQPNPGMMGIYDDSFIPEYKDFTQKIHNLGSNIIMQIVYGGFMTNFNVGERTIWGPSTIKNENTETWAKEISKEEIKYLINSYANAAKRVKESGFDGVEIHCGHGYLLSQFLSPYYNKREDEYGGNIENRGRIVFEIYKAMRAAVGENFPILIKLNSADYVSEGGLTQEDSLYVAKKLADLGIDAIEVTGGNESIKEVTENNLGAARTKIVVSKDRESYFKDYAKKLSELVNIPVILIGGNRNLDIMEDILNKDYAQYFSLSRPLTAEPDLISKWESGERKRTKCVSCNQCYNTPGKRCILNIRGI; the protein is encoded by the coding sequence ATGAAGACACTTTTTGATAAAACTAAAATATTAAATATGGAAATGAAAAATAGATTTTTAAGGGGAGCTTTATGGGAAGACCTAGCAGATGAGAAGGGTCACTTAACTCCTGAATTAATATCTATATATGAAGAATTGGCAAAAGGCGGTATAGGAACTATAATAACTGGATATGCATTTGTTACTAAAGATGAACAACCAAATCCAGGAATGATGGGTATATATGATGATTCATTTATACCAGAGTATAAAGATTTTACGCAAAAAATTCATAATCTAGGATCAAATATAATAATGCAAATAGTGTACGGTGGATTTATGACTAATTTTAATGTTGGAGAAAGAACTATTTGGGGACCTTCAACTATTAAAAATGAAAATACTGAAACATGGGCAAAAGAAATATCTAAAGAAGAAATAAAGTATTTAATAAATTCATATGCAAATGCAGCTAAAAGGGTAAAAGAATCAGGGTTCGATGGAGTTGAAATTCATTGCGGTCACGGGTATTTACTAAGCCAATTTTTATCTCCATACTATAATAAGAGAGAAGATGAGTATGGAGGTAATATAGAAAATAGAGGAAGAATAGTCTTTGAAATTTATAAGGCTATGAGAGCTGCAGTAGGTGAAAATTTCCCTATTTTAATAAAGTTAAATTCAGCTGATTATGTAAGTGAAGGTGGATTAACACAAGAGGATAGCTTATATGTAGCAAAAAAATTAGCTGATTTAGGCATTGATGCTATAGAAGTAACAGGTGGGAATGAGTCTATAAAGGAAGTAACAGAAAATAATTTAGGTGCAGCAAGAACAAAAATCGTTGTTTCAAAGGATAGAGAATCTTATTTTAAAGATTATGCTAAAAAACTATCTGAGTTAGTAAACATACCAGTGATACTTATAGGTGGAAATAGAAATTTAGATATAATGGAAGACATATTAAATAAAGATTATGCACAATATTTTTCACTATCTAGACCATTAACTGCAGAACCTGATTTAATAAGTAAATGGGAAAGTGGAGAAAGAAAAAGAACTAAATGCGTATCTTGTAATCAATGTTACAATACTCCTGGTAAAAGATGCATCTTAAATATAAGAGGTATTTAA
- a CDS encoding helix-turn-helix domain-containing protein yields MSDVNIGEKIIEYRNQKQMTIKEVAQIAGVTPSMLSQIERGLSNPSINTLKMIAKALDVPLFNFFKENKNSEQLVVRKDKRVKLTFPENNNLMYEMLSPSSNGDIQLMSMDLTPSTQTSEELMDHVGEEVAVVLDGTVDLHLEKEIITLYKGDSVKILPHMRHKWVNSYEKTSKIIFAVTPPSF; encoded by the coding sequence ATGAGCGATGTTAATATAGGAGAAAAAATAATAGAATATAGAAACCAAAAGCAAATGACTATAAAAGAGGTTGCACAAATTGCAGGAGTAACACCTTCTATGCTTAGTCAAATAGAAAGAGGGCTGTCAAATCCATCTATAAACACTCTAAAAATGATAGCAAAGGCTCTAGATGTTCCTCTATTTAATTTTTTTAAAGAAAATAAAAATAGCGAACAGTTAGTAGTAAGGAAAGATAAAAGGGTAAAACTTACATTTCCAGAAAATAATAACTTAATGTATGAGATGCTATCTCCTAGCTCTAATGGAGATATACAGCTTATGTCTATGGATCTAACTCCAAGTACACAAACTTCAGAGGAATTAATGGATCATGTAGGAGAAGAGGTTGCTGTAGTTTTAGATGGAACAGTAGATCTACATTTAGAAAAGGAAATTATAACTCTATATAAAGGGGATAGTGTAAAAATACTTCCTCACATGAGACATAAATGGGTAAACAGTTATGAAAAAACTTCTAAAATTATATTTGCAGTAACACCACCAAGTTTTTAA
- a CDS encoding ECF transporter S component, with product MKSKNVVLSGLFIAFGIILPMVFHTISLGGQVFLPMHIPVLIAGFLLGPVCGGIVGIVTPILSGIMTGMPPIIPVMPIMAFELFAYGIITGFLFNKTKKIYISLIGAMIGGRLFAVLGAYLVSLTIAPQVNPMLFVFGNIAQAIPGMLIQIIFIPIIVKFMIKNPEISKALA from the coding sequence ATGAAAAGTAAAAATGTAGTTTTATCAGGACTTTTTATTGCGTTTGGAATAATTTTACCTATGGTATTTCATACGATTAGCTTAGGTGGTCAAGTATTTTTACCTATGCATATACCGGTACTAATTGCAGGTTTTTTACTAGGCCCAGTTTGTGGAGGAATAGTTGGAATAGTTACACCTATATTAAGTGGTATCATGACTGGTATGCCACCTATAATACCAGTTATGCCTATAATGGCATTCGAACTTTTTGCATATGGAATTATAACTGGTTTTTTATTTAATAAAACTAAAAAAATATATATATCGTTGATAGGAGCTATGATAGGTGGTAGATTATTTGCGGTACTAGGAGCGTATTTAGTTTCATTAACTATAGCTCCACAAGTAAATCCTATGTTGTTTGTGTTTGGAAATATAGCTCAGGCTATACCAGGTATGTTAATACAAATAATCTTTATACCAATTATAGTTAAGTTTATGATTAAAAATCCTGAAATTTCAAAGGCTTTAGCTTAA
- a CDS encoding ABC transporter permease, producing the protein MEINQHNNRLNERIVKNLAIRFSDYIEKVLILTIVLGILVFIFYPVISVISTSFIKEGKFTLEEYTTLFSSNNIDLIKNSIYIATLSSIIAIIVSTIIATYVVFVSNKLSKFINHVLILTMISPPFVGSLAFILLFGRRGIITHDLLGLSTNPYGWQGIVLMQSIGEISFASIMIVGILKNIDNRLISASRDLGASSLETIKRVILPLATPGILATLFIIFTKNLSDFGTPIIIGGNFNVLATEAYLTAIGRANLPKAAAMSVILIIPAIIAFYFYRKSMKKIGSLSGGTKSSTSKHIDFNISKYVKLILGIITWSFIVIILIQYITIFISAISNRASGNLTFTLDYMKAFKLTNLDSFIRSIKYSLVAGFLASLIGILLSYYVERRTIYGMRFIEFISSLPYIIPGTFFGIGYVLAFNKTPLLLTGTVAIVVLNCTFRQISVGSKAASALFPNIDKQIEKAATDLGAPKLMIVKDIIIPLLKPAFLSSFINTFTSTMTTVGAIIFLISPGANVATVEMFNVIKNGNYGLGSVIACFIIIITFTVNILAIKILDN; encoded by the coding sequence TTGGAAATAAATCAACACAATAACAGATTAAATGAACGGATAGTTAAAAATTTAGCTATCCGTTTTAGCGATTATATAGAAAAGGTATTAATTTTAACCATAGTATTAGGTATATTGGTTTTTATTTTTTATCCAGTTATTTCAGTGATATCTACAAGTTTTATAAAAGAAGGAAAGTTTACATTGGAAGAGTATACAACTTTATTTAGCTCTAACAATATAGACCTTATTAAAAATAGTATTTACATAGCTACTTTGTCATCAATAATAGCAATAATAGTTTCTACGATAATAGCTACTTACGTTGTATTTGTTAGTAACAAACTCAGCAAGTTTATAAATCACGTATTAATATTAACTATGATATCGCCTCCTTTTGTTGGATCGTTAGCATTTATATTGTTATTTGGAAGAAGAGGGATAATCACACATGACTTACTAGGTCTTAGCACAAATCCATATGGGTGGCAAGGAATAGTATTAATGCAGTCAATAGGAGAAATATCATTTGCATCAATAATGATAGTTGGAATTTTAAAAAATATAGATAATAGATTGATTTCAGCATCTAGGGATTTAGGAGCATCCTCACTTGAAACTATAAAAAGAGTTATCTTACCATTAGCTACACCTGGTATATTAGCAACTCTTTTTATAATATTTACTAAAAATCTTTCTGATTTTGGAACTCCTATAATTATTGGGGGAAATTTTAATGTATTAGCTACAGAAGCCTATTTAACTGCAATTGGAAGAGCAAACTTACCAAAAGCTGCAGCTATGAGTGTTATTTTAATAATACCTGCAATAATAGCATTTTATTTTTATAGAAAAAGTATGAAAAAAATAGGTAGTTTATCAGGTGGAACAAAATCTAGTACAAGCAAACATATTGATTTTAATATATCTAAATACGTAAAGTTAATTTTAGGAATAATTACTTGGTCGTTTATAGTTATAATATTGATTCAATATATAACTATATTTATATCAGCTATATCTAATAGAGCTTCAGGAAATTTAACATTTACTTTAGATTATATGAAAGCATTTAAATTAACAAATTTGGATTCATTTATAAGAAGTATAAAATATTCTTTAGTGGCAGGCTTTTTAGCAAGTTTAATAGGAATTTTACTATCTTATTATGTTGAAAGAAGAACTATATATGGAATGAGATTTATTGAATTTATATCATCTTTGCCGTATATAATACCAGGGACATTTTTTGGAATAGGATATGTACTTGCTTTTAATAAAACACCTTTATTATTAACTGGTACTGTAGCAATAGTTGTTTTAAATTGTACATTTAGACAAATATCAGTTGGAAGTAAAGCAGCTAGTGCACTTTTTCCAAATATAGATAAGCAAATAGAAAAAGCAGCTACAGATCTTGGAGCACCTAAGTTAATGATAGTAAAAGATATAATAATACCTTTATTAAAACCGGCATTCTTATCAAGTTTTATAAATACATTTACATCTACAATGACAACTGTAGGCGCTATAATTTTTTTGATATCGCCAGGTGCCAATGTAGCTACAGTAGAAATGTTTAACGTTATAAAAAATGGGAACTATGGATTAGGATCTGTTATAGCATGTTTTATAATAATTATAACTTTTACAGTAAATATTTTAGCTATAAAAATTCTAGATAATTAG
- a CDS encoding M24 family metallopeptidase — protein sequence MNKIEKLVKLLEEKNLDAIYLTNDQNVNYISNYNDEDAFAIISKKGNFLITDTRYMELAESLCKGFELVNWHLFDRNIGKAVEDVCLKNNIKTLGFEGSSLTFEKYEAFKSQLDKSEINLVCSDGLIEELRYVKNQEEIDNIKKACEIADKALEELIPHIKVGVTERELAAKLEYFMKMNGAHNLGFDTILISGAKTSLLHGKPSDKKIERGDLLLVDYGAMYNGYRSDTTRTFIVGEANQKQIELYELIKEAQLVGIENMKDGVHATVPDAKIREVVKEYEQYYYRGLGHGIGRGLHEEPFLGNYGTKTLKEGCVVTMEPGVYFPGWGGIRIEDTVLVTKEGPQILTKFPKELMILDK from the coding sequence ATGAATAAGATAGAAAAATTAGTTAAATTACTAGAGGAAAAAAATTTAGATGCAATTTATTTAACTAATGATCAAAATGTTAATTACATATCAAATTATAATGATGAAGATGCATTTGCAATTATATCTAAAAAAGGAAACTTTTTGATAACTGATACTAGATATATGGAGTTGGCAGAAAGTCTTTGTAAAGGATTTGAATTAGTTAATTGGCATTTATTTGACAGAAACATAGGTAAAGCAGTTGAAGATGTATGCTTAAAAAATAATATAAAAACATTAGGGTTTGAAGGATCTAGTTTAACATTTGAAAAATATGAAGCTTTTAAATCTCAGTTAGATAAAAGTGAAATAAATTTAGTGTGTTCAGATGGGCTTATAGAAGAATTAAGATATGTTAAAAATCAAGAAGAAATAGATAATATAAAAAAAGCTTGTGAAATAGCAGATAAAGCATTAGAAGAATTAATTCCACATATAAAGGTTGGAGTTACAGAAAGAGAATTAGCAGCTAAATTGGAATATTTTATGAAAATGAATGGAGCACATAATTTAGGATTTGATACGATATTAATATCAGGAGCAAAAACATCTCTGCTTCATGGAAAGCCAAGTGATAAAAAGATTGAAAGAGGAGATTTATTGCTTGTAGATTATGGGGCAATGTACAATGGATATAGATCTGATACTACAAGAACTTTTATAGTGGGTGAAGCAAATCAAAAGCAGATAGAACTATATGAGTTAATAAAAGAAGCTCAACTTGTAGGAATAGAAAATATGAAAGATGGTGTTCATGCAACCGTTCCAGATGCTAAAATTAGAGAAGTTGTTAAAGAGTATGAACAATATTATTATAGAGGGTTAGGACATGGAATAGGTAGAGGCTTACATGAAGAACCTTTCTTAGGTAATTATGGTACAAAAACTCTTAAAGAAGGATGTGTTGTAACTATGGAACCTGGGGTGTATTTCCCAGGATGGGGAGGAATTAGAATTGAGGATACTGTTTTAGTAACAAAAGAAGGACCTCAAATACTAACTAAATTTCCTAAGGAATTAATGATATTGGATAAATAA
- a CDS encoding NAD(P)/FAD-dependent oxidoreductase → MQEYVKGSPIFTNINNTDRQYKYLTKNIETDVLIVGGGVTGAICAYYLNKNNINTTLIEKGRIGHLSTSVTTSLLQYELDDNLSELKEALCLKDAIKAYKLGLKALDEIEIFIKEHGNLCDYIKRDTLLYTSKQSEVKAIENEFKQRKDHGLNVEYIDKSNNPYSFDLKAGIISKNGGAEIDPYKFTNQLIEVSQRKGLNVYENTEAKTINYINDGVEIETCYGYKIKANKVIVATGYNTTLFTKRNFATKYTTFNIATKPIESIHGWKDNILIRDNCDPYNYLRTTVDNRMIIGGEDVEFKYIDDNKLAQEKYEILEQRLKSMFKDVKNIEIEYKYCGCFATTKDNLGFIGPDPKHKNLWYCLGYGANGILFAILGGIMLSKLYKNEVDEDMRLFEISRFDN, encoded by the coding sequence ATGCAAGAATATGTAAAAGGAAGCCCGATTTTTACAAATATAAATAATACAGATAGACAATATAAATATTTAACAAAAAATATAGAAACAGATGTACTAATAGTTGGTGGTGGAGTAACTGGAGCTATATGTGCGTATTATTTAAATAAAAATAATATAAATACTACGCTAATTGAAAAAGGAAGAATTGGACACTTAAGTACAAGTGTTACAACATCTTTACTACAATATGAACTTGATGATAATTTATCTGAACTTAAAGAAGCTCTATGTTTAAAGGATGCAATAAAAGCGTATAAATTAGGATTAAAAGCATTAGATGAAATAGAAATTTTTATAAAAGAACATGGGAATCTTTGTGATTATATAAAAAGAGATACTCTATTATATACATCTAAGCAAAGTGAAGTAAAAGCTATAGAAAATGAATTTAAACAAAGAAAAGACCATGGACTTAATGTAGAGTATATAGATAAAAGCAACAATCCATATAGCTTTGATCTTAAAGCTGGAATAATATCAAAAAATGGAGGGGCTGAAATTGATCCATATAAATTTACAAATCAATTAATTGAAGTAAGTCAAAGAAAGGGTCTAAATGTATATGAAAATACAGAGGCAAAAACTATAAATTATATAAATGATGGAGTAGAAATAGAAACTTGTTATGGATATAAAATTAAGGCGAATAAAGTAATTGTTGCTACAGGATACAACACTACTTTATTTACTAAAAGAAATTTTGCAACTAAATACACTACATTTAATATAGCTACCAAACCAATTGAAAGTATACATGGATGGAAAGATAATATTTTGATAAGGGATAATTGTGATCCATATAATTATTTAAGAACTACGGTAGATAACAGAATGATTATAGGTGGAGAAGATGTAGAATTTAAATATATTGATGACAATAAATTAGCACAAGAAAAATATGAAATACTAGAGCAAAGACTTAAGTCTATGTTTAAAGATGTAAAAAATATTGAAATTGAGTATAAGTATTGTGGCTGTTTTGCTACAACTAAAGATAACTTAGGGTTTATAGGACCAGATCCTAAACATAAAAACTTATGGTACTGCTTAGGGTATGGAGCAAATGGAATATTATTTGCTATTCTTGGTGGTATCATGCTTAGCAAACTTTATAAAAATGAAGTTGATGAAGATATGAGATTATTTGAAATAAGCAGATTTGACAACTAG
- a CDS encoding ABC transporter ATP-binding protein: MFLKLNNIKKEFSKQNGVTNIHLQINQGELVTLLGPSGCGKTTILNIIGGFLKPDNGTIILEDTDITLLPPEKRPIATVFQSYALFPHMNVIENVSYGLKYTTNFRRKERLNAAKEYIKIVGLKGYEYEHVGNLSGGQQQRVALARALITKPKLLLLDEPFSNLDAKLRIKMREELKQIQSMFNITMIFVTHDQEEALSISDRIVVMDSGKIIQVGTPREIYRNPINEYVGSFIGKSNIIEINGSKKLIRPEDIELNKDVNGEWEIKNEIFIGSYTRYIIEQNNERILVDLSGVEKREYKLKDKVNIRFKNIIDL; encoded by the coding sequence GTGTTTTTAAAATTAAATAATATAAAAAAAGAATTTTCAAAACAAAATGGAGTAACTAATATACATTTACAAATAAACCAAGGCGAATTAGTAACACTATTAGGCCCGAGTGGTTGTGGGAAAACTACTATACTTAACATTATAGGAGGATTTTTAAAGCCGGATAACGGAACTATTATATTAGAAGATACTGATATAACTTTACTACCTCCAGAAAAAAGGCCAATAGCAACGGTATTTCAAAGTTATGCATTATTTCCACATATGAATGTTATTGAAAATGTAAGTTATGGGTTAAAATATACAACAAATTTTAGAAGAAAAGAAAGACTTAATGCTGCAAAAGAATATATAAAGATTGTAGGTCTAAAAGGATATGAATATGAACATGTAGGTAATCTTAGTGGAGGGCAACAGCAGCGAGTGGCATTAGCTAGAGCTTTGATAACTAAGCCAAAACTTTTATTATTAGATGAACCATTTAGTAATTTAGATGCTAAATTGAGGATAAAAATGAGAGAAGAACTTAAACAAATTCAAAGCATGTTTAATATAACTATGATATTTGTAACTCATGACCAAGAAGAAGCTTTAAGTATATCAGATAGAATTGTTGTTATGGATAGTGGGAAAATTATTCAGGTAGGTACACCTAGAGAAATATATAGAAATCCTATAAATGAATATGTAGGTTCATTTATAGGAAAGTCAAATATTATTGAAATTAATGGCTCTAAAAAGTTAATTAGACCAGAAGATATAGAATTAAATAAAGATGTTAATGGTGAGTGGGAAATTAAAAATGAAATTTTTATAGGATCTTATACAAGATACATTATAGAACAAAATAATGAAAGGATATTAGTTGATTTAAGTGGTGTAGAGAAGAGGGAGTATAAATTAAAAGATAAAGTAAACATACGATTTAAGAATATTATAGATTTGTAA
- a CDS encoding class I SAM-dependent methyltransferase — protein MNQVEFFNQIAKEWDSIIEVNEEKINTLLSKLNITDNSKVLDIGTGTGVLIPFLKSLNPNGYIKGVDISSEMLNVAREKFRNIEKVYFELVDVEKDVINETYDSIVLYSMFPHLKDKTNTIKKLVEKNLGKSGQLIIAHSNSRAFLNNMHKEKNECVSEDRLISVTDQRYLFEKAGLKVVDAFEDNEIYYLVIKRC, from the coding sequence ATGAATCAAGTAGAGTTTTTTAACCAAATAGCTAAAGAATGGGATAGTATAATTGAAGTGAATGAGGAAAAAATCAATACACTATTATCAAAATTAAACATAACTGATAATAGTAAAGTATTGGATATAGGAACAGGAACAGGGGTATTAATACCTTTTTTAAAATCATTAAACCCAAATGGATATATAAAGGGTGTAGATATTTCAAGTGAAATGCTTAATGTAGCTAGAGAAAAATTTAGAAATATTGAAAAGGTATATTTTGAATTAGTAGATGTAGAGAAAGATGTAATAAATGAAACCTATGATAGTATTGTTTTATACTCTATGTTTCCACATTTAAAAGATAAAACAAATACTATTAAAAAACTAGTTGAAAAAAATTTGGGAAAAAGTGGACAACTTATAATAGCACATTCAAACAGTAGAGCGTTTTTAAATAATATGCATAAGGAAAAAAATGAGTGTGTTAGTGAAGATAGATTAATATCAGTTACTGATCAGAGGTATTTATTTGAAAAAGCAGGACTTAAAGTAGTAGATGCTTTTGAAGATAATGAGATTTATTACTTAGTTATAAAAAGATGTTAG